Within Desulfatiglans sp., the genomic segment GTATCATCTTTTCTATCAGTTCGTGTAGGTTTGTTGATTCAAATCTCGATTCCCTGATGTTTACCAGGTCAAGAAGCTCTGAGATGAGGTTATTTACCCTTTCTGTCTCCTCAAGGGCAATCTTGTGAAAATTTACCCTGTATTCCTCATCATCTATTTTATAGGGCAGCATCTGAATAAAGGTGCCTATGGCAGTCATCGGGTTTTTGATTTCATGGGCAAGCCTTGCAGCCAGATCCCCGAGGAATGCAAGCTTTTCCGCCCTGCTTAAAAGTGCATGTGAACGCTTCAGTTCCAGCATCTGCTCCTTAAGCTGTTTGTAGAGTCTTGCATTTTCTATTGCTATAGCGATCTGGGGCGCAAAAATTTCAAGGGCATCGCGTGTCTCTCCGGGCACGCCATCCACCTCAAGCGAATCGGTTGCAATAACACCTATCACCTTTTCCCCTGTTATAAGAGGTACAACATTAACTGATCTGGATTTACCATAGCTTAAAACAATATTCTCCTTTCGCAAGTTCGATTTTTCAACATCAGGCACATACTCTGATCTGCCTGAATTTAAAACTCTCACAAGCATATTGTTCACACTGTTAAGGGGCACCCTGTATCTTGATATCATTTCAGGGAGTTCACCCTCAAACCCTGTTGCATGAATATACTCCAGAACGCCCCTCTTTTCATTAACAAGGAGTATCAGTGCTCTTTGTATATTGCACACACTGGAAAGGGTATTCATGATCACAGTAAGGAGGTTATCCAGGTTCAGGACAGAAAGGATGGCCTTGCCAGTCTCCTGTATTGCCTGGAGCTGTTTTACCCTGTTATTAAGGTCTGTATTGAGCCGGTTTACCTCTTCAAATTTATGTTCAATAATGAGCTTGTCCCTCTCCATCTCTTTTATGGTATCGTTTAACACTGACCGGGATGAGAAAAATCTTGAGAAAAATATCCTGATGTTATTCTTTGATGACCAGCTTAAATGATATTCACAATAAGGGTTGCCACTGAAATAACACCCCTTTTCTGTTACCGAAATGGGAAAACCTCCCCATATGACAGGCATATAACTGTATGCCCCCTGGTTGTAAAGGCATATATCCTTTGAGACATCCATCCCCTTTGTCCAGTGAAGCCTGACAATAGCGCTGTTACTTTTGATCTCAACCAGTTCAACCTTCTTGTTCCTGTTCCATTTATCATTAATTCTCTGAAGGTTCTTTAGACCCATTTTTATCGTGAAGAAAGCCTTTACAATGATGCGCTGCCCATATCCCAGGTGAAAATTCTCTGCCGCATACCGGGCTATATGAAATGCGGTCATTTCATCTTTAAAATAGAGCCTTGCCCTTTCATACAGCCTTGAGGCAACAGTGCATGAAATCCAGTTGGATCCATCGCAGAGATATGATTCGGGATCAGGTAAAATATCTATCACCGGATCAAGATCTTTTAATAGATAGTCCAGGTCACCCATGTTTTTTTTAACATAGTTTATTATAGCCCTCGAATTTATACAGCTTACCTCTTTATTCATATAAGAACACTCTGCTTACCTTAAAGATTTATAACCCTTCCGCTTCTCTCACCTGACAATTCATTCTTTTTTGCTCTTCTCAGGGTAGAAAGCACCCCCCTGAGCGATTCAAGGTGTTCACTATTTACATTAAGGATATCCCTTTCGCCATCTTTATAACATGGATCAGGTATAACAGGGTCTGTGAGGGATGATGCAGGGAGCCTGAAAAATGGCACCATTTTTAAAAATGCATTCTGTAGTTTTTCTGTATTATTTGAAAGCCTGTATATCCTCTCTGTATATGACATGACCTTTTCAAAATCCAGGTCACGTGATGGTTTTCTTACAACATTCTGGCCAAATACACCATCATCATCAAACAGACAATCAGGCAATGAAAGTGCAAGACCATGTATCTTTGTTTTCGGGTACACATGACACTCACCGATCTTGAATATATGCCCTGCACTACTGCAATAGCTGCTGAGTTTTTCCACAAAATTATAACTCTCTATCAGGTCAGCCTCTGTATCACCCGGATAACCTGCAATCATGAACATCATAAGGGGGATTTCATACTCAGATGCCTTTTTAAAGATAGAAATGGTATTGTCAAGATATCTTTTATAATGGTCATGGCCCTTAATCTTGTTCATCCTGGTAAGCGTGCTGAAGCTTGCTGATTCAAAACCTAGCACAAGGGTGCCGCATACATCATAGATTTCAGGGATTAATTCAGGGTTAAAAATATCACATCTGGTTTCAAAATGGATCTTCATATCAAGTTTTCTTAATAATGGAACAAGGTCACATGATTTAAACAGGGCATCACAGACTACAATCTCCTTTACAGTGCAGCCGCTCTCAAGGTTGGTCAGGTCCTGCTCTACTATTTCATATGGCACAGTAAATCTTTTTGGCCGGATATAATCCTCCATGCAGAAATTACATTTAAAGGGACACCCCCTGCTGAATGAATATGGCAGCACATCATAAGCCCCGGGGTTATCAAGCAGGGAGAGATCAAGTGGTGCCTTTTCTGTAAGATCAAACCTCTCACTGTCACCAGTATGAATTAAACCCCCGTTTTTCTTCCAGACAAGCCCTGCTGTCTTTTTATCTCTGGGCTCTTTACCATCTTCAAGCCTCTCTATGATCTTAAGGGCAGGTATCTCACCCTCCCCCTTTACAATAAGATCAACTGCATCTGTTCTCTTGAAAATCTCCTCATAGTAAATTGTGGGGAAATATCCCCCCAGAAATAAAAATATTCCGGGGGCCTGTTTTTTTATCCTCTCGCATAAGCTTATGGTTTCCTCTGCCTGTGATATCGCTGTGCATGAAATACCTATCCCCAGTGGTTTAAGCATTGATATATCATGCAGCAGTTCATCGTAGAGCTTTTCCTTGCCAGCCTGGTTCAGGGGAAGCCCATAATCCATTGGTAAAGATATGACCTTGATATCGCTCCCTGGCCGTTGTTTTTTAACATACCCTGCAATCTCAAGAAGTGGAAGGGGGTAGGCCGGGACATACATGCCTATGTTTTTGGAGACAGGTTCTATGAATAGTATCAATATGCAGCCCTTTCCTGTTTAATTATGTAACTATTTAAACCTGAGTCTCAAGCAGAGGCAGGAGTACCGGATGAGATAGCTCAGTTTCTGCCCTGTGCCCGAAAACTGTATGGGAACTGCTCAGCTCCGGGTATTTTTTCCATTGATACCATTGTTCCGGATACCTCAAAATAAACTGCTCAAGCATCTTTAAAACCATTTCACCAGATGTCTTTGACTTCATGGATGGGATCATCCTGCACATCTGCTCACGGGAAAAAATATTAAGTGAATATTGATTAAGGCTGTACCTGTGTAACAGGCCAAACACGACCTCAGCGCCTGCCCTCTTAATGAGTATATTAATGGTGCGGTCAACCCCTGTAACATGGCCAAGAAATGTTGTCCTGTTATTTACTGATGGCCGCCATTCATCAAATTCATCACACTGGGTCACAAGAACCCTGTTTTCTCTGAGCTCGTTTATTGCCCTATTTAATACATTACCTCTGGTATCTGCGTCAATCATTCTGATACCATATTTACCAGCCTGCTTAAAAATCTTTTCCCTGAGCCGCGATGTTTTAAATTTGGCAATCATGGATATGTTGATATTGTTAACTGCTAAAAGTGTTGGGACATATTCGATGGCGCCGTAATGGCCTGTGATAAGGATAACCCCTTTTCCCCTATTAAGGCCATTTTTTATAATGGAAATATTTCCCGCAGAAATATTTCGGGTCAGAAATTGTGTGGCCCTTTTTTTATCTTCAAAGGCGATAAACAGCTTTTCATAATAGTGAGCCAAAATACCGGAAATGACCTTTTTAAAGATCTCATCCTTTTCATTTTTACGATTCATAAGAGTAACAACATCTGCAACTGATTGTCTGATTCTCTGTTTTTCACCTCTTCTGAACAGGTAATAAATTCTGCCCAGAAAAAAGATATAGAACCTGGCAAATCCCCATCCCAAAAACAAATACATGTAAATATTAAATCTGGTCTGCAAAAAATTACTCAATCCAAGTCTTTCCATTTCGCTCCCTTTTGATTAAAAGATTATTTAAAAAGGTCTTTATATGAGCTGACTCAACAACCATGCCATGGCCCTGTTTCGGTGGAAGCGGTGCAGAAAACCTTTGATCCGAATTTTTCCATTCTTAAAACACCTTGTTTTTATTGGTTATTTATTTAAATAATCAAAATGCTATAGTTTCTGTTTCAGAAACAGAGGGGTGACAGGGCATTGAAAAAAAGGGAAAAGGCACAAATAATTGTGCACGCATGCACAAATAATTGTGCAAATGGCTGTTTTTCTGATAGAGATACAAGAAAAATTTCTTTCTTGTCTCAGTTTAAGATTTTTTCCATGAACAATTGTTATCATTAATTGAATGATTTGTATTTTTGGCCTTATACTGGGGCCACAACCTACATATTTGAAAGGGAAAAATACGATGGATAAAAAGGCTACGATCCTTGTTGTAGATGATGAACAGGGTGTCTTGCAGTCATTTAAAATGGTTCTGGGTTCAGGCTACAATATCTTTCTTGCTGAATCAGGAGAACAGGCATTGCAGCTTTTTTCTGAGACATCCATTGACCTGATACTGCTCGATATCCTGCTGCCTGATTCAAACGGCATAGAGCTATTAAAAAAATTCAAGGGTATAGACCCTGATGTAGAGGTCATCATGGTAAGCGCTGTGAAGGATGTAAAGCCCGCAGTTGAGGCCATGAAATTCGGGGCATATGATTATATAGTGAAACCGTTTGTTGTTGAGGAGATCATCAACGTTGTAAGCAGGGCAATAGAAAAACACCGCCTGCTCCGAAAGGTTAGCTATCTCAAGGACGAGCTTGAAAGATTCCAACCCTTTGAAAAGATAGTGGGGCAGGACCCGAAGATGATTGAAATTTTTGAACTTATTTCCACCATAAGTAACAGTGATGGCGCAGTGCTGATACAGGGTGAAAGCGGCACAGGAAAAGAGCTGGTGGCAAGGGCAATACACAGGCTTGGCAACAGGAAGGATGAGCCCTTTGTTGTGGTTAACTGTGCAGCTATCCCTGAAACCCTTATGGAGAGTGAGATATTCGGCCATATCAAAGGGGCATTTACAGGGGCATCCGCAGTGAAGGTCGGGAAGCTTGAACTGGCAGATAAGGGGATTGTATTTCTGGATGATGTGGACACCCTTGATATTGCCATGCAGGCAAAGCTCCTGAGGGTGATACAGGAAAAGGAGATAGAACGGCTTGGCAGCACAAAACTGATCAAGATCGATGTGAGGTTTATTGCCGCATCCAATAAAAATTTAAAAAGGCTCATACAGACAGGCCATTTCCGTGAAGACCTTTTCTACCGGCTTAACGTATTTCCTGTTGAGATACCACCTCTAAGAGAGAGGCGCGGGGATATCCCTCTACTGCTCAACCATTTTCTAGAACTATATTCAAAATCCAATGGAAAACCTGTAAAAAAATTCTCAGGCAGCGCTGAAAAGATACTTGTTGATCATTATGAATGGCCTGGAAATGTAAGGGAACTCCAGAATCTTGTAGAACGCCTGACAACCATTACAAAGGGTAATGTGATATTCCCAAAAAACATTTCAGATTTCAGCCTCAACAAGATGGAAATAAAGGATATACCTCTTAAGGATGCGGTAGACATATTTGAAAAGGATTATATCAACGATGTGCTTAAGAGGGTTCAGGGGAGCAGAAAGGATGCAGCGCGAATCTTAGGGATACACAGGAACACGCTTATCAAGAAAATGAATGGGCAGGAGTAGAATGTAATCAGACTATGGATACAAGAGCTCTAACTGGCATAACAATGGGCGACCCCTCTGGTGTGGGGCCGGAGATAATCACAAAGGTATTATGTGAGGATGATATATTCAGGGTATGCAGGCCGATTATCATTGGCGACCCAGGAGTGCTTGCATATTATGCTGATAAATCTGTCATGATAAAAGAAATTGTATCGCCTGAAGAGGCCGTTGGTCAAAAAGGTAAGCTTGAGGTTATAAGGGTATCCTCACTTGAAAAGGCCGATTTTGTACCCGGCAAACCCACGGCAACAGGGGGCAAGGCAATGGTGGATTATATCCTTTCCGCGGTTGACATGACCATGAAAAGCAAGTTGTCAGCAATGGTAACCTGCCCGATAAACAAGGCGCTAATGAACAGGGCCGGTTTTAACTTTGAAGGCCACACAGAACTGCTTGCGCATCTCACAAATACAGATGATTATGTCATGATGCTTGCAGGGGATAAACTCAGGGTTACACTGGTAACAATTCACTGCGCATTAAGGGATGTCCCTGATAAAATCTCCATTGAAAATATTGTTAAAACAATATCCATAACAGCCCTTTCCCTTAAAAGGGATTTTGGTATCAGCTCCCCATGCATTGCAGTTGCGGCCCTTAACCCGCATGCCGGTGAAGAGGGTATGTTTGGAACTGAGGAGATAACAAGCATCCGCCCTGCAATACAAAAGGCCATTAACATGGGGATTGATGTGACAGGCCCACTCCCCGCTGATACGCTGTACCCCAAGGCGGTTACAGGTCAGTATGATGCCGTGGTAAACATGTATCATGATCAGGGGCTTATCCCGCTCAAACTCATCCATTTTTCAGACGGGGTTAATGTCACACTGGGCCTTCCCATCATAAGGACATCTGTGGATCACGGCACGGCCTATGACATTGCAGGGAAAGGCATTGCTGACCATATGAGCCTTAAGGCGGCTATACTCATGGCTGCGCGCATGGCGCATAACAGAAAGAGGTATAAAGGTAAGTAATAGATGACAGCAGGTGTTATCAGGATAAGGGGCGCAAGGGTACATAATCTTAAGAACATAAACCTTGATATCCCCAGGGACAAGATGGTGGTGGTCACCGGCCTCTCAGGGTCAGGGAAATCATCCCTTGCCTTTGACACCATATATGCTGAGGGACAGAGGCGCTATGTAGAATCCCTTTCCGCATATGCAAGGCAGTTTCTTGAGCAGATGGACAAGCCTGATGTGGATTATATAGAGGGCCTGTCACCTGCCATATCCATAGAACAGATGGCATCAGTAAGAAACCCCCGTTCAACAGTGGCCACGGTCACAGAAATTTATGATTATCTCAGGCTGCTCTACGCAAGGATTGGCCATCCCCACTGCCCTGTCTGCGGCATAGAGATATCCTCACAGACAACGCAGGCCATTGTGGACAGGATTATTGCACTTGAACCAAATACAAGGATCCAGATCATGGCACCCCTTGCAGAGGGTCGAAAGGGTGAATTTACAAAGCTTTTTAACAACCTTAGGAAGGATGGGTTCACACGCATAAAGATAGATAATGAGATAAGGCTGCTTGAGGAGGAGTTAAACCCTGATAAAAACAGGAAGCACGATATAAGCGTTGTTATTGACAGGCTCGTCATTACAAAGGAAATAAAAAACAGGCTTACCGACTCGATGGAGCTCGCCCTTAAGATGGCTAATGGCCAGGCCATTATTGATGTTATCGGGTCTGAAGAGATATTTTTCAGCACCAGTGCGGCATGCAGAAAGTGCGGTATAAGCATCCCGGAGCTTACACCACAGATGTTTTCATTTAATAACCCCCACGGGGCCTGCACTGAATGCAGTGGTCTGGGCAAGAAGAGGTATCTTGACCCCGACCTTATTGTGCCTGACCCATCCCTTTCATTGAGAGAAGGTGCCATTTCACCATGGTCAAAAAGAAACTCCCTCTATTTTCAGCAGATGCTTGAATCCATCTGTAAATATTATGAGATCGACATATACCAGTCTTATGGAAGCCTCCATAAAAAGATACAGGAAATCCTGATGCACGGATCAGGCGCTGAAGAGATAAGCTTCTGTTTTGAAAAGGAGGGGAAGCGCTATGAATATAACCGCCCGTTTGAAGGGGTGCTGCCCTCACTTGAAAGGAGATACAGGGAGACAGATTCCATACAGGCAAGGGAAGAGATAGAGAGATTCATGAGCGTAATGGACTGCCCTGCTTGCAGGGGTTCAAGGATAAATGAAATAAGCAGGGCAGTAAGGATAGGAGGATATTCAATAAATGAACTCACTGCCTTTTCCATCAAGAATGCCTATGAATTTTTTAACAGTCTTTCATTAACTGCAAGGGAAGAGAATATAGCAAGAAGGATAATAAAGGAGCTGAAAGAAAGGATCACCTTTCTTAACAACGTGGGTCTTTCATATCTGACTCTGGACAGGTCATCCGCGACTCTATCAGGCGGGGAAAATCAGCGTATAAGGCTTGCAACACAGATAAGTTCAGGCTTAGCCGGTGTGCTCTATGTGCTGGATGAACCGAGTATCGGGCTTCATCAAAAGGATAACCGTCTTCTGCTTGATAATCTCATGAGGCTAAAGGAGCTTGGTAACAGCGTCATTATTGTTGAGCATGACTCTGAAACCATAGAATCTGCCGACTGGGTGATAGACATGGGGCCGGGCGCAGGTATTAACGGCGGTGAGGTGGTATTCAGCGGGACGCCTGCTGAACTTTTAAAATCGGAGGTCTCCATTACAGGTAAATACCTTTCCGGCAGGCTTAAGATACCTGTGCCTGATAAGAGAAAAAAGGGCAGTGGTAAAAAACTTATTATCCGCGGCGCACAAGAGAACAATCTTAAAAACATAGATGTTGAATTTCCCCTTGAGCAATTCATATGCGTTACAGGTGTGTCAGGTTCAGGCAAGAGCACACTTATTAACGAGACCCTCTACCCTGCCATAGCCCAGAGACTCTACAGGTCCAAAAAGCAAGTCGGGAAGGTGAGAGAGATAAAGGGGATAGAACACATAGACAAGGTAATAAGCATAGACCAGACCCCCATAGGCAAGACACCGAGGTCAAACCCTGCCACCTATACAGGCATATTCGCATATATCAGGGACCTCTTTGCCATGTTACCTGAATCAAAGATAAGGGGTTACAACCCCGGCAGGTTCAGTTTCAATGTAAAGGGCGGCAGGTGCGAGGCATGCAATGGTGACGGGCTTATAAAGATAGAGATGCATTTTCTGCCCGATGTGCATGTACTGTGCGAGACCTGCAAGGGGAGCAGATTTAACAGGGACACACTGGAGATAAAGTACAGGGGCATGAACATCGCTGAGGTGCTTGATATGACCATAAACCAGGGGTTTAAATTCTTTGAAAATATCCCCAATATCAAAAATAAGCTTAAGACACTTGTTGATGTGGGTTTAGGTTATGTGAAGCTTGGGCAGTCTGCTACCACACTATCAGGCGGCGAGGCACAGAGGATAAAACTCGCAAGGGAACTATCTAAAAGGGACACAGGAAAGACACTCTACCTGCTTGATGAACCGACGACCGGGCTCCATTTTGAGGACATAAAAAAACTCGTTGAGGTATTAAGATACCTTGTATCACTAAACAATACCGTTATAGTTATTGAACACAACCTTGATGTGATCAAGACAGCAGATTATATAATAGACCTTGGCCCTGAAGGGGGTGATGCAGGTGGCAATGTTATAGCGGCTGGTACACCGGAGGAGATTATTAATGTGGAGAATTCATATACAGCATCCTACCTTAAGAAGTTGCTTTAAGTCTATCAGCTATCCAGATTTTAATTAAGGATTGTCGCGGCACTCCAAGTCTTTTAGCTTCTCTGTCAAGATCTTGAATCATCCAGACAGGAAAATCCACATTAACTCTCTTCTGTTCCTGTCCAGGCCTCCTGGCATTATCCATTTCAAGGAATTCAGTGATATCTTCACCTGAATCAAATTTTTCATCTAAATCTTTAGCTTTCATAAATCTCTACCTCTTCTTTCCGAGACTGTTTTTGTCGGGATTTCTATGCGATCTGTATCTTCCCAT encodes:
- a CDS encoding lysophospholipid acyltransferase family protein, with the protein product MERLGLSNFLQTRFNIYMYLFLGWGFARFYIFFLGRIYYLFRRGEKQRIRQSVADVVTLMNRKNEKDEIFKKVISGILAHYYEKLFIAFEDKKRATQFLTRNISAGNISIIKNGLNRGKGVILITGHYGAIEYVPTLLAVNNINISMIAKFKTSRLREKIFKQAGKYGIRMIDADTRGNVLNRAINELRENRVLVTQCDEFDEWRPSVNNRTTFLGHVTGVDRTINILIKRAGAEVVFGLLHRYSLNQYSLNIFSREQMCRMIPSMKSKTSGEMVLKMLEQFILRYPEQWYQWKKYPELSSSHTVFGHRAETELSHPVLLPLLETQV
- a CDS encoding GAF domain-containing protein, which encodes MNKEVSCINSRAIINYVKKNMGDLDYLLKDLDPVIDILPDPESYLCDGSNWISCTVASRLYERARLYFKDEMTAFHIARYAAENFHLGYGQRIIVKAFFTIKMGLKNLQRINDKWNRNKKVELVEIKSNSAIVRLHWTKGMDVSKDICLYNQGAYSYMPVIWGGFPISVTEKGCYFSGNPYCEYHLSWSSKNNIRIFFSRFFSSRSVLNDTIKEMERDKLIIEHKFEEVNRLNTDLNNRVKQLQAIQETGKAILSVLNLDNLLTVIMNTLSSVCNIQRALILLVNEKRGVLEYIHATGFEGELPEMISRYRVPLNSVNNMLVRVLNSGRSEYVPDVEKSNLRKENIVLSYGKSRSVNVVPLITGEKVIGVIATDSLEVDGVPGETRDALEIFAPQIAIAIENARLYKQLKEQMLELKRSHALLSRAEKLAFLGDLAARLAHEIKNPMTAIGTFIQMLPYKIDDEEYRVNFHKIALEETERVNNLISELLDLVNIRESRFESTNLHELIEKMILLVSPKSNAKRIRVERVFDPVIKKVWIDGEKIKQVILNLLSNAVEFTPQQGMIMITTERFTETNNGTGVRIIVEDTGEGIPENLIDKIFDPYFTTKHKSGDHRGTGLGLFIVHQNIVDHGGTIEVKSMVKEGTRFIIDLPGHPQNGHNILEKQL
- the uvrA gene encoding excinuclease ABC subunit UvrA, producing the protein MTAGVIRIRGARVHNLKNINLDIPRDKMVVVTGLSGSGKSSLAFDTIYAEGQRRYVESLSAYARQFLEQMDKPDVDYIEGLSPAISIEQMASVRNPRSTVATVTEIYDYLRLLYARIGHPHCPVCGIEISSQTTQAIVDRIIALEPNTRIQIMAPLAEGRKGEFTKLFNNLRKDGFTRIKIDNEIRLLEEELNPDKNRKHDISVVIDRLVITKEIKNRLTDSMELALKMANGQAIIDVIGSEEIFFSTSAACRKCGISIPELTPQMFSFNNPHGACTECSGLGKKRYLDPDLIVPDPSLSLREGAISPWSKRNSLYFQQMLESICKYYEIDIYQSYGSLHKKIQEILMHGSGAEEISFCFEKEGKRYEYNRPFEGVLPSLERRYRETDSIQAREEIERFMSVMDCPACRGSRINEISRAVRIGGYSINELTAFSIKNAYEFFNSLSLTAREENIARRIIKELKERITFLNNVGLSYLTLDRSSATLSGGENQRIRLATQISSGLAGVLYVLDEPSIGLHQKDNRLLLDNLMRLKELGNSVIIVEHDSETIESADWVIDMGPGAGINGGEVVFSGTPAELLKSEVSITGKYLSGRLKIPVPDKRKKGSGKKLIIRGAQENNLKNIDVEFPLEQFICVTGVSGSGKSTLINETLYPAIAQRLYRSKKQVGKVREIKGIEHIDKVISIDQTPIGKTPRSNPATYTGIFAYIRDLFAMLPESKIRGYNPGRFSFNVKGGRCEACNGDGLIKIEMHFLPDVHVLCETCKGSRFNRDTLEIKYRGMNIAEVLDMTINQGFKFFENIPNIKNKLKTLVDVGLGYVKLGQSATTLSGGEAQRIKLARELSKRDTGKTLYLLDEPTTGLHFEDIKKLVEVLRYLVSLNNTVIVIEHNLDVIKTADYIIDLGPEGGDAGGNVIAAGTPEEIINVENSYTASYLKKLL
- a CDS encoding B12-binding domain-containing radical SAM protein, whose amino-acid sequence is MILFIEPVSKNIGMYVPAYPLPLLEIAGYVKKQRPGSDIKVISLPMDYGLPLNQAGKEKLYDELLHDISMLKPLGIGISCTAISQAEETISLCERIKKQAPGIFLFLGGYFPTIYYEEIFKRTDAVDLIVKGEGEIPALKIIERLEDGKEPRDKKTAGLVWKKNGGLIHTGDSERFDLTEKAPLDLSLLDNPGAYDVLPYSFSRGCPFKCNFCMEDYIRPKRFTVPYEIVEQDLTNLESGCTVKEIVVCDALFKSCDLVPLLRKLDMKIHFETRCDIFNPELIPEIYDVCGTLVLGFESASFSTLTRMNKIKGHDHYKRYLDNTISIFKKASEYEIPLMMFMIAGYPGDTEADLIESYNFVEKLSSYCSSAGHIFKIGECHVYPKTKIHGLALSLPDCLFDDDGVFGQNVVRKPSRDLDFEKVMSYTERIYRLSNNTEKLQNAFLKMVPFFRLPASSLTDPVIPDPCYKDGERDILNVNSEHLESLRGVLSTLRRAKKNELSGERSGRVINL
- the pdxA gene encoding 4-hydroxythreonine-4-phosphate dehydrogenase PdxA, with protein sequence MDTRALTGITMGDPSGVGPEIITKVLCEDDIFRVCRPIIIGDPGVLAYYADKSVMIKEIVSPEEAVGQKGKLEVIRVSSLEKADFVPGKPTATGGKAMVDYILSAVDMTMKSKLSAMVTCPINKALMNRAGFNFEGHTELLAHLTNTDDYVMMLAGDKLRVTLVTIHCALRDVPDKISIENIVKTISITALSLKRDFGISSPCIAVAALNPHAGEEGMFGTEEITSIRPAIQKAINMGIDVTGPLPADTLYPKAVTGQYDAVVNMYHDQGLIPLKLIHFSDGVNVTLGLPIIRTSVDHGTAYDIAGKGIADHMSLKAAILMAARMAHNRKRYKGK
- a CDS encoding sigma-54-dependent Fis family transcriptional regulator — its product is MDKKATILVVDDEQGVLQSFKMVLGSGYNIFLAESGEQALQLFSETSIDLILLDILLPDSNGIELLKKFKGIDPDVEVIMVSAVKDVKPAVEAMKFGAYDYIVKPFVVEEIINVVSRAIEKHRLLRKVSYLKDELERFQPFEKIVGQDPKMIEIFELISTISNSDGAVLIQGESGTGKELVARAIHRLGNRKDEPFVVVNCAAIPETLMESEIFGHIKGAFTGASAVKVGKLELADKGIVFLDDVDTLDIAMQAKLLRVIQEKEIERLGSTKLIKIDVRFIAASNKNLKRLIQTGHFREDLFYRLNVFPVEIPPLRERRGDIPLLLNHFLELYSKSNGKPVKKFSGSAEKILVDHYEWPGNVRELQNLVERLTTITKGNVIFPKNISDFSLNKMEIKDIPLKDAVDIFEKDYINDVLKRVQGSRKDAARILGIHRNTLIKKMNGQE
- a CDS encoding CopG family transcriptional regulator yields the protein MKAKDLDEKFDSGEDITEFLEMDNARRPGQEQKRVNVDFPVWMIQDLDREAKRLGVPRQSLIKIWIADRLKATS